The Streptomyces sp. V3I7 genome segment GCAGCTTGCCCGACGCGTCCGCTCGTACCACTCCGCCGCCCGCGATGATCGCGGGCCTTTCCGCACGTGACAGCAAGTCGGCGGCCACCGCGGTCAGTTCGGGGCGCGGGGCCAGGTCCTCCGGGGCCGCGTCCACCGCCGTCACCACCGGCAGCGCGGTCGGAGCAAGCAGCACGTCCTGCGGGATCTCCACCCACACCGGGCCGTGCGGAGCGGTCAGCGCCGACTTCCAGGCGGCCGCCAGAGCGGACGGGATCTGTGACTGGGTGCGGACGGTGTGGACCGACTTCACCACGCCCCGGAACGAGGCCGACTGGTCCGGGAGTTCGTGCAGGTAGCCGTGGCGGCCGCCGCCCAGACCGGCCGTCGGGATCTGGCTGCTGATCGCCAGCACCGGGGCGGAGGCGGAAGCCGCCTCCTGGAGGGCCGCCAGCGAGGTCAGGGCGCCCGGGCCCGTGGAGAGGAGCAGCGGCGCCGCCTGGCCGGTGATCCGGCCGTACGCGTCCGCCGCGAAGCCCGCGTTGTTCTCCACGCGCAGGCCCACATAGCGGAGAGAGGAGCGACGCAGCGCGTCGAACATTCCCAGCGCGTGCTGGCCGGGCAGGCCGAAGACCGTCGTCGCGCCCAGCCCGGCCAGGGTCTCCACGACCAGGTCTCCGCCGTTGCGGCCGGAGGGAGGGTTCAGAGCAGCGGAGATCTGCGCCTCCGTCGGGCGGAGCACCAGGTCGTGGTCGTGGGTCACTTCGAGCGAGCCTCTGCAATCTGGCGGGACATGATGGTGGTCAGCTCGTACGCCGTGTGGGAGGCCGCCACCGACGTGATCTCGGCGTGGTCGTACGCGGGGGCGACCTCGACGACGTCCGCCGAGACGAGGTTGCAGCCGGCCAGGCCGCGCAGGATCTCCAGCAGCTCCCGCGAGGTCATGCCGCCCGCCTCCGGCGTACCGGTGCCGGGGGCGTGCGCCGGGTCGAGGCAGTCGATGTCGATGGAGATGTACAGCGGGCGGTCGCCGATGCGCTGGCGCAGCTGGTCGGCGACCTCGTCGGCGCCGCGGCGGTAGACGTCGGCGGAGGTGACGATGCCGAAGCCCATCTTCTCGTCGTCGGTGAGGTCCTGCTTGCCGTACAGCGGGCCGCGGGTGCCGACGTGGGAGAGGGCCGAGGTGTCGAGGATGCCCTCCTCCACCGCGCGGCGGAATGGCGTCCCGTGCGTGTACTCGGCGCCGAAGTACGTGTCCCACGTGTCGAGGTGGGCGTCGAAGTGCAGGAGCGCCACCGGGCCGTGCTTCTTGGCCACCGAGCGCAGCAGCGGCAGGGCGATCGTGTGGTCGCCGCCCAGGGTCATCAGGCGCGCGCCCGTGCCGAGGAGGTCGTCCGCCGCCGCCTCGATGGTCTCCACGGCCTCGTTGATGTTGAACGGGTTCGCCGCGATGTCGCCGGCGTCCGCGACCTGGGCGAGCGCGAACGGGGAGGCGTCCTGCGCGGGGTTGTACGGGCGCAGCAGCCGGGACGCCTCGCGGATGGCGTTGCCGCCGAAGCGGGCGCCCGGCCGGTACGAGACGCCGGAGTCGAACGGCACGCCCACCACGGCGACGTCGGCCGTGCCGACCTCGTCGAGGCGCGGCAGCCGCGCGAAGGTGGCGGGGCCCGCGTACCGCGGGACGCGGGACGAGTCGACGGGACCGACGGGACCGCGAGGCGTCTCGTTGCTGCTCATGCTGGATTGCCTTCTTTCATGCGCTTCGTCGCGGATGAGGTGGATGCGCTGGATGCACTGCTTGTCGTACGACTCTACTGGTGAGCCGGGACGGGTTCGGACGCGAGTTCGGTGGACCGTCCGGCGAGGCGCTCGCGCCAGGCGGAGAGGACGGCGGCGTCGGTCGGCTTCGTCGCCAGTGAGACGGCGACGTAGGCGGCGAGGGAGGACAGGAGGCCGTAGTAGACGGGCTCGTTGGCGAGGATGCCGTACGTCGCCATGAGGCCGATGACCGCGAGGCCGCCGACGATCACCGAGGCGAGGGCGCCCTGCACGGTGCCCCGCTTCCACAGCAGTCCGCCGAGGATCGGGACGAGGAGCCCGCCGACGAGGAGGTTGTACGCCACGGTCAGCGCCTCGACGACGTTGTTCAGCGCGATGGCGGTGCCGATCACGGCGAGACCCATGATGAGGATGAAGGCCCGGTTGCCCTTGACCTCGTCGTGCGCGTCCTCGGAGCGGTGCGCGACGCCCCGCAGCCGCGACCAGATGTCGTTGTTGGCGACGGTGGCGCAGGCGATCAGGGCGCCGGAGGAGGTGGACATCACGGCGGCCAGCGCGGCGGCGAGCACCAACCCGCGGACGCCGATGGGCAGTTCGTCCTTGACGATGGTGGCGAAGGCGTCGTCGGGGCTGCTCAGCTTGGGGTAGAGGACCTTGGCGGCGGTGCCGATGACGGAGCCGGCGACGGCGTACGCCAGGCAGTAGGTGCCCGCGACCGTGCCGCCCCACTTGGCGGTCTTGTCACCGCGCGCGGTGAACACCCGCTGCCAGATGTCCTGACCGATGAGCATGCCGAAGGTGTAGATCAGCACGTAGGTGAAGATCGTCTCGCCGCCGATGCCCAGCGGGTCGAAGTACTCGGTGGGCAGCTTGGCCTTCATCTCGGAGAAGCCGCCCGCCTTGACGACCGCGATCGGCAGGAGCAGCAGGAGCACGCCGATCGTCTTGACGACGAACTGCACCATGTCGGTGAGGGTGATCGACCACATGCCGCCGAGCGTGGAGTAGGCGACGACGATGGAACCGCCGAGGATGATCGCGACGGTGCGGTTCATGTCGAACAGGACGTCGAAGATCGTGGCGTACGCGATGGTCGAGGTGACCGCGAGCATGAGGGTGTACGCCCACATGACCACGCCGGAGATGACGCCGGCCCGTCCGCCGTAGCGCAGGTCGAGCATCTCGGAGACGGTGTAGACCTTCAGGCGCGCGATGCGGGCGGAGAAGAAGACCGACAGCGCGAGCAGGCCGAGGCCGATGGTGAAGACCATCCAGGCGCCGGAGAGTCCGTACTGGTAGCCGAGGCCGACTCCACCGATGGTGGACGCGCCGCCGAGGACGATCGCGGCCATGGTGCCGGAGTACATGACGGGACCGAGCCGCCGTCCGGCGACCAGGAACTCGCTCTTGGACTTGGCGCGGCGCATGCCCCACCAGCCCATGGCCAGCATCCCGGCCAGATAGACGACGATCACTGCATAGTCGACGGCCATAGGGGCCCTCCTTCGCGCACATCGGTGGCGTGTCGTGCAGAAACGGGGGGTGGCGACGTCGGCAGCGGCTCGCGGGGACATCCGCCCGTACCCGCGGGCTGCCGGACAGGACTTGACCCTAGGTGGCCGGAAAGCGACTGCGAAGTGTACGTTTCATCCATTCCAGCGGCACAGGATGGAGGGATCGCACACCATGCCGGACTCCCCTGCGCCGATCGCCCCGGCCGTCCCGCCGACCCCACCGGTCCCCTTGGCGGCCCTGCTGGCCCGCGAGGACCTGGGCCTGAGGCAGATCGCGGGCCCCGCCGGCCCGGACACGGTCGTCCACTGGGCGCACACCTCGGAGATGGCCGACCCCTACCCCTACCTGCTGGGCGGCGAGCTGCTGCTGACGGCGGGCGTCCACGTCCCGCGGTCCGCGGACCCGGCGCACTACTTCGACACCTACGTCTCCCGGATCATGGCGGCGGGCGGCGCGGCCCTCGGCTTCGGCCTGGCGCCGGTGCACGACACGGTGCCGCGCGCCCTGGTCGCCGCCTGCGACGCCCACGGCCTGCCGCTCCTGGAGGTGCCGCCCCGGACGACCTTCTCGGGGGTGGCCCGCGCCGTCTGGCAGCTCATGGCCCAGGCCCGGCTGGCCGAGCTGCGCCGGGTCACCGAGGCCCAGCAGAGCCTCGCGGCCGCCGCCTCCAGCCCCGATCCGGTCCCCTCCGTGCTGCGCAGGCTCGCCCAACGGATCGGCGGCTGGGCCGCGCTGTACGGCCCGGACGGCACCCCGATCGCGACCGCGGGCCGCGCACCGGAGGACGGCGTGCGGACGGCGCTGGAGGACCTGACGCGCGTCGTCCGCCCGCTGCCCGACGACGACCGCCCGATGACCGACACTCCCCACCCGATGGCCAACGGCCCCCGCCCACCGGCCGACGCCCCCCAGTCGATGGCGGCCGGCCCCCGCCCACCGGCCAACGCAACCCACCCGCTGCCCGCCGGCCCCCGCCCGCCGGCCAACGACCCCCGGCCGATGGCCGACGCCCCCCAGTCGATGGCGGCCGGCCCCCGCCCAGGTCCGGAGCGGCCCCGGCGCGAGACGCCGCCCTCCTCGGCCACCGACACCCACGCGGCGGCCCACCTCGCCGCATACGCCCTCGGCGCCGGGCACGGCTTCGTGCTCGGGGTCGCCGCGCCCGGGCGCGAGTCCGGCGACCACACCATCGCGTCCGTCGCCTCGGTGCTGCTGTCGCTGCTCACCGGCGAGCACCAGAGCGGGGCCGGGGCCGCGCGGTCGTCGGCGCTGGTACGGCTGCTGCTGGGCGAGGGACCGCAGGAGGTGGCACCGCTGCTCGGCAGGGGGCGCTGGGTCGTGGTGCACGCCCGGCCGGACGCCCAGGTCCCCGACACGGTCGCCGCCTCCGCGCTCGGGGCCGCACTCGGCTCGGCGCTGGTGGACCTCGCGGGCGATGTCGTACGGGTGCTCGTGCCGGCCGACCGCGAGCCGGACCCGCAGCCGGGGTGGACGCTCGGGGTCAGCGACGCCGTCGCCCCGGGCGAGTGGCCGTCGGCCGACGCCCAGGCGGCGCGCGCCCTGGCCCGCGCCCGGGCGACCCGGACCACCCTGGTCCGGCACGGCACCCGGGCCGGACTCGACGAACTGGTCCCCCGCGCGGAGGCCGAGGCCCACGCCCGTGCCCTGCTCGCCCCGCTCGCCGCCACCCCGGCCCTCGCCGAGACCCTGCGCACCTGGCTGTCCCTGCACGGCAGTTGGGACCGTACGGCCGTCGCTCTCGCCGTCCACCGCAACACGGTCCGTCAACGCATCGGCCGGTGCGCGTCCTTGCTGGGCGTCGACCTCGACGACCCCGACGTCCGCATGGAGCTGTGGTTCGCGCTGCGGCACGGGTGAGCGGCCGGCCTCGGCGGTGAGCCGTACGCCTGACTCGGTCAATCACTGCCCGGCACGACGAGCAGCGGCACAATGGGAAGCATGCCGATACCCGGGACACCCAGCCGCGCCGAGCTCGTCGACCACCTCGTGAGGACCCGCATCGCGGGTGAGGTCGCCACGCCCCGCGAGAACAACCTCGCCCACTACCGCAGGCTGGCCAACGGCGACCGCCAGTTCTGGTTCGGCCTGGAGCTGGGGGAGCGCTGGAGCGACGAGCAGGACGTGCTCGCGGTGATGGCGGAGCGGGTCGGGGTCAGCGACGATCCCGGGCACCGGCACGGACAGGACACCATCGACCCGGAGTTGACGGTCGACGCCCTGGAGCGGATGGCCCGGCGGCTGCGCAAGGCGGCCGACGGGCAGCAGCGGGTGCTGTTCGCCACCGGCCATCCGGGCGGTCTGCTCGACGTGCACCGGGCGACGGCCGCCGCGCTGCGCGCCGCCGGCTGCGAGATCGTGGTGGTCCCGGACGGGCTGCAGACACAGGAGGGTTACGTCATGCAGTTCGCGGACGTGGCGGTGCTGGAGCACGGCGCCACGCTGTGGCACACCCATTCCGGAGAGCCGATGCGGGCCGTCCTGACGGGACTTGAGCGGGCGGGGCGTCCACTGCCCGACCTGGTCGTCGCCGACCACGGCTGGGCCGGGTACGCCGGGCAGCACGGCGTCGACTCCGTCGGCTACGCCGACAGCAACGATCCGGCGCTGTTCCTCGCCGAGTCGGAGGGCACCGTCCAGGTGGTGGTGCCGCTCGACGACCATGTGCTCAGCCCGCGCTACTACGACCCGATGACGGCGTTCCTGCTGGCGGAGGCGGGCCTGGCGTAAGGGAGTTCACGGCTGGGCGCCCCTCCAAACGCCGCGATGTGCGGCCCGTTGACGGAACCGCACATCGTGCCTTGCCTGTTGTCGGATCACCTGGCTCAGTGGCCGCCACCGCCGTGACCGCCACCACCACCGTGACCGCCACCACCACCGTGACCGCCACCACCGTGACCGCCGCCACCGTGACCGCCGCCACCGTGACCGCCGCCATGGCCGCCACCGTGACCGCCGCCATGGCCGTTGCCATGGCCGTTGCCATGGCCACCGTCGTGGCCATTGCCGTGACCGCCGCGGCCGTCGTGGTCGCCGTTGCCGTAGCCGTCGTGACCACGACCGTGACCGTTACCCCAGTCGCAGTCGTCGTCGCCCCAGCCATGGTTGTCGTAGCAACTGCTGTGGCTGCCGTGGTCGTAGGACGAGGTGGCGGATGCGGTGCCCGCTGTGCCGATCGCGATACCACCCGCGGCCATCAGACCGGCGGCGGTCACCGCGAAGAGGCGCTTCGCGCGTTGTGCTCGCATGGGAAATTACCTTTCGTTCCATCGGCTCCCGCGCCTCCTGGAACAGAAGGTCGCGCGAGGATGGCCGTTGCCGCACGGGGAAGTGTGCGGAACGGTCTAGGCGTACCGCGTATTCATGTGAAGCACGGGCTCGACCGCCGACGCCACCAAGCCGCCCGCATGGGTCGTGGGCGAGCGCTGCGGCCTTGTCCAGGCGTACCGGAACTGATCGGCCGGGTGTGCCGTGCCTGCGGCTTTCACTCCAAGAGCCTAGTCCGGCAGCGGCTACTCGCAACCCGGGCGTCACAAGGGCCACATGTTCACCGGGGGACCCGGACCACGCCCTCCTGGATCACCGAGACGGCGAGCCTTCCGTCCCGGGTGTAGATGCGCGCCTGACCGAGTCCGCGGCCGCCCGAGGCCGACGGCGACTCCTGGTCGTAGAGCAGCCATTCGTCGGCGCGGAAGGGGCGGTGAAACCACATGGCGTGGTCCAGCGAGGCCCCGACGACGTCGCCGACGGCCCAGCCGCCGCGGCCGTGCGCGAGCAGGATCGAGTCGAGCAGCGTCATGTCGGAGACGTAGGTGGCGAGGACGACGTGCAGCAGCGGTTCGTCAATCGCGCCGTCCAGCTTGCCGTTGGCGCGGAACCACACCTGGGAGTGCGGCTCGCGCGGCTCGCCGAACTGCCCGTACGGCGGCTCGTCGACGTAGCGCAGGTCGACCGCCTCGCGTGCCTCGAGGAACTTCTCGACGACGTCGGGGGCGAGGTGGTCGTAGCCGCGCAGCCGCTCCGCGCCGGTGGGCAGCGTCTCCGGGTCCGGGGCGGCGGGCATCGGGGCCTGGTGCTCCAGCCCTTCCTCGTACGTCTGGAAGGACGCCGAGAGATGGAAGATGGGATGCCCGTGCTGGACCGCGACGACGCGCCGGGTGGTGAAGGAACGGCCGTCGCGGATGCGGTCGACGGTGTAGACGATGGGCGCGCCCGGGTCGCCGGGACGCAGGAAGTACGCGTGGAGGGAATGGGCGAGCCGGTCGGCGGGGACCGTGCGCCCGGCCGCGACCAGCGCCTGCGCGGCCACCTGTCCGCCGAAGACGCGCGGGATGACGGCGGACCGGGACTGGCCGCGGAACATGTCCTGCTCGAGCTGCTCCAGATCGAGCAGCTCAAGCAGGGATTGCAGTGCCTTACTCATGAGTCAGTTCTATCGCGCGAAGATGTCGCGGACTTTACAGACCCATGTCCTTGGCGATGATCGTCTTCATGATCTCGCTCGTGCCGCCGTAGATGCGGTTGACGCGGTTGTCCGCGTACAGGCGCGCGATCGGGTACTCGTTCATGAAGCCGTAGCCGCCGTGCAGCTGGAGGCAGCGGTCGATGACGCGGTGCGCGACCTCGGTGCAGAACAGCTTGGCGCTGGCGGCCTCGGCCGGCGTCAGCTCGCCCGCGTCGAGGGCCTCCAGGGCGCGGTCGGCGACGGCCTGGGCGGCGTCGACCTCGGCCTGACAGGCGGCCAGCTCGAACTTGGTGTTCTGGAAGGAGGCGACCGGCTTGCCGAAGACGGTGCGCTCCTGGACGTACTCCTTGGCGAACCGGACGGCCGCGGCGGCCTGCGCGTAGGCGCCGAAGGCGATGCCCCAGCGCTCGGAGGCGAGGTTGTGGCCGAGGTAGGAGAAGCCCTTGTTCTCCTCGCCGAGGAGGTCCTCGACGGGCACCTTGACGTCGACGAACGCGAGCTCGGCGGTGTCGGAGGTCTTCAGGCCGAGCTTGTCGAGCTTGCGCCCGATCGAGTAGCCCTCGGACCTGGTGTCCACGGCGAACAGCGAGATGCCGTGGCGGCGGTCCTCGGCGGTCGGCGCGGCGGTGCGGGCGCAGACGATGACGCGGTCGGCGTGGACGCCGCCGGTGATGAAGGTCTTGGACCCGTTGAGGACGTAGTGCGTGCCGTCCTCGGAGAGCTTGGCGGTGGTCTTCATGCCCGCGAGGTCGGAGCCGGTGCCCGGCTCGGTCATCGCGAGGGCCCACATCTCCTCGCCGGAGACGAACTTCGGCAGGAACCGCTTCTTCTGCTCGTCGGTGGCGAGCATCTTGATGTACGGCAGGCCGAGCAGCACGTGCACACCGGAGCCGCCGAACTGGACGCCCGCGCGCGAGGTCTCCTCGTACATCACGGCCTCGAACTTGTACGAGTCGATGCCGGCGCCGCCGTACTCCTCGTCCACGCGGATGCCGAAGACGCCGAGTTCGGCGAGCTTGTAGTAGAAGTCGCGCGGGGCCTGGCCGGCCGCGAACCACTCGTCGTAGACGGGGACGACCTCGGCCTCGATGAAGGCCCTCAGGGTCTCCCGGAACGCCTCGTGGTCCTCGTTGAACACCGTACGGCGCACCGCCGCCACCTCCACGGACTCGACATGTCTAAGCGCTTGCTCACGTCAAACTACCGGTGGGTACGCGGCATCGTCCAGAGGGGGTCGGCCGTAACGCTCGTCACGCCGGGGCGTCAACCGACGTCGTTGCCCGCCTTGCCGTAGCGGCGGAAGTCCGAGGTCTCCAGCATCCATGGGCCGAAGGGCACCAAGTCCCCGAAGATGTAGGGGTCCTTGTGCGCGTATCGCCCTTTGCACGGGTCGGAATGGTGCTCGATGACGCCGGTGCGGGGGTCGACGATCAGGTAGTGCTCGATACCCATGGCCGGGTAGTCGGCCAGCTTCTCGATGTAGTCGTTGTTCGGGTTGGACGGCGAGACGATCTCGATGACCGCGAGCACCTGCGCCGCGTCGACGGCGACACCCTCCTCGTCGAGGGCCTCCTCGGGGATGACGACCGCATCGGGAAGGCGCATGCGGCCCACCGCCGGATGCTCGATCTCGGGGCCGGTCGCACAGATGTACCCCGGGTGGGTGTTGAGCAGTTGCTCGTCCAGTTGCTTGCAGATCCGGCGAACAGTGCCCTCATGTCGCTTCGACGGGCGCATCATGGCCAGTATCGGCCCGGAAGGTCCGATCTCGACGCTCCAAGCCCCTTCGAGCTGCTCAGCGTAGGCCCCGAGCTCCACGGCGATCGCGCGCATCTTCGCGTAGTCCATGCCCATAGCCCCAGCCTACTGAGAAGCGCCCCGCCGACGGGCCCGTCGGCCCCGTTCAGCCCCCGGCCGCCCCCGCCGCCGCGAACGCCCCCCGTGCCATCCGGTGCAGCAGGGCCGCCGTCGTGCCGCGGCCCGGGAGGGTGCCGGCGCGGCCCAGGTGGGGGGTGGAGTTGAGGAGGCCGAAGACCGAGTGGACGGCCGAGCGGGCGGCCGGCTCCGTGAAGGCCGGATAGACCTCACGGACCACCTCCACCCACAGCTCGACGTACTGACGCTGGAGCTGGCGCACCAGCTTGCGGTCGCTGTCGCGCAGCCGGTCCAGCTCACGGTCGTGGAGGGTGATCAGAGGGCGGTCGTCGAGGGCGAAGTCGATGTGGCCCTCGATGAGGGAGTCGAGGACGGCCGAGGCCCCCGTCGCGCCGTCGGCCTCGGCCAGGCGGCGCTTGGCGCCGGTCAGCAACTGACCGCTGATGCCGACCAGCAGCTCCGCGAGCATCGCGTCCTTGCCCGGGAAATGGCGGTAGAGGCCGGGGCCGCTGATGCCCACCGCCGCCCCTATCTCGTCGACACCGACGCCGTGGAAGCCTCGCTCGGCGAAGAGGCGGGCCGCCTCCTTGAGGATCTGCTCGCGGCGGGTGGGGGCGTCGGTTCTGGTGGCCATGGAAGTGATTCTAGACAATGAGGTTAGCGGTCGTTAACCTGAAGGAAATGGTTAACGCTCATTAACAGTCACACCACTGGGTGAGGGGACCGCAGGATGCACGAGGCACCGGAGCTTCACAGCGCGGCCGATCCCGCGTCGGAGGCCTGGCGGGCCAATGAACAGGCCCATCTCGCCCTCGTCGGGGAGCTGCGCGGGAAGCTGGCCGCGGCGGCGCTCGGCGGCGGCGAGCGGGCGCGCGCCCGGCACACCGCCCGCGGCAAGCTGCTGCCGCGCGACAGGGTGGACACGCTGCTGGATCCCGGGTCGCCGTTCCTGGAGCTCGCTCCCCTCGCCGCCGACGGGATGTACGACGGGCAGGCGCCGGCCGCCGGTGTCATCGCCGGGATCGGGCGGGTCAGCGGCCGCGACTGCGTGATCGTCGCCAACGACGCCACGGTCAAGGGCGGGACGTACTACCCGATGACCGTGAAGAAGCACCTGCGCGCGCAGGAGGTGGCCCTGGAGAACCGGCTGCCCTGCGTGTATCTCGTGGACTCCGGCGGCGCCTTCCTGCCGATGCAGGACGAGGTGTTCCCGGACCGCGAGCACTTCGGGCGGATCTTCTACAACCAGGCCCGGATGTCCGGCGCCGAGATCCCGCAGATCGCGGCCGTCCTCGGCTCGTGCACGGCCGGCGGGGCGTATGTCCCGGCCATGAGCGACGAGGCCGTGATCGTCCGCGACCAGGGCACGATCTTCCTGGGCGGTCCCCCGCTCGTGAAGGCCGCCACGGGTGAGGTCGTCACCGCCGAGGAGCTGGGCGGCGGCGAGGTCCACTCGCGCGTCTCGGGCGTCACCGACCACCTCGCCGAGGACGACGCGCACGCCCTGCGGATCGTGCGGAACATCGTCGCCACCCTCCCCGCCCGGCGGTCCCTGCCCTGGGAGGTCACCCCGGTCGTCGAGCCGAAGGTCGACCCCTACGGTCTCTACGGCGCCGTCCCCGTCGACTCCCGCACGCCCTACGACGTCCGCGAGATCATCGCGCGCGTGGTCGACGGCTCGCGGTTCGCCGAGTTCAAGGCCGAGTTCGGGCAGACCCTGGTCACCGGCTTCGCCCGGATCCACGGCCACCCGGTCGGGATCGTCGCCAACAACGGCATCCTGTTCTCCGAGTCCGCCCAGAAGGGCGCCCACTTCATCGAGCTGTGCGACCAGCGCGGCATCCCGCTGGTGTTCCTGCAGAACATCTCGGGCTTCATGGTCGGCAAGGACTACGAGGCCGGCGGCATCGCCAAGCACGGCGCCAAGATGGTGACCGCGGTCGCCTGCACGCGCGTGCCCAAGCTGACCGTCGTCGTCGGCGGCTCCTACGGCGCCGGCAACTACTCGATGTGCGGCCGGGCCTACTCGCCCCGCTTCCTGTGGATGTGGCCCAACGCCAAGATCTCCGTCATGGGCGGCGAGCAGGCCGCCTCGGTGCTGGCCACCGTCAAGCGCGACCAGATGGAGGCGCGCGGCGAGGACTGGCCCGCCGAGGCGGAGGAGTCCTTCAAGGCGCCGATCCGGGCGCAGTACGAGCAGCAGGGCAGTGCCTACTACGCCACCGCCCGCCTCTGGGACGACGGTGTGATCGACCCGCT includes the following:
- the speB gene encoding agmatinase, which encodes MSSNETPRGPVGPVDSSRVPRYAGPATFARLPRLDEVGTADVAVVGVPFDSGVSYRPGARFGGNAIREASRLLRPYNPAQDASPFALAQVADAGDIAANPFNINEAVETIEAAADDLLGTGARLMTLGGDHTIALPLLRSVAKKHGPVALLHFDAHLDTWDTYFGAEYTHGTPFRRAVEEGILDTSALSHVGTRGPLYGKQDLTDDEKMGFGIVTSADVYRRGADEVADQLRQRIGDRPLYISIDIDCLDPAHAPGTGTPEAGGMTSRELLEILRGLAGCNLVSADVVEVAPAYDHAEITSVAASHTAYELTTIMSRQIAEARSK
- a CDS encoding TetR/AcrR family transcriptional regulator → MATRTDAPTRREQILKEAARLFAERGFHGVGVDEIGAAVGISGPGLYRHFPGKDAMLAELLVGISGQLLTGAKRRLAEADGATGASAVLDSLIEGHIDFALDDRPLITLHDRELDRLRDSDRKLVRQLQRQYVELWVEVVREVYPAFTEPAARSAVHSVFGLLNSTPHLGRAGTLPGRGTTAALLHRMARGAFAAAGAAGG
- a CDS encoding PucR family transcriptional regulator ligand-binding domain-containing protein: MPDSPAPIAPAVPPTPPVPLAALLAREDLGLRQIAGPAGPDTVVHWAHTSEMADPYPYLLGGELLLTAGVHVPRSADPAHYFDTYVSRIMAAGGAALGFGLAPVHDTVPRALVAACDAHGLPLLEVPPRTTFSGVARAVWQLMAQARLAELRRVTEAQQSLAAAASSPDPVPSVLRRLAQRIGGWAALYGPDGTPIATAGRAPEDGVRTALEDLTRVVRPLPDDDRPMTDTPHPMANGPRPPADAPQSMAAGPRPPANATHPLPAGPRPPANDPRPMADAPQSMAAGPRPGPERPRRETPPSSATDTHAAAHLAAYALGAGHGFVLGVAAPGRESGDHTIASVASVLLSLLTGEHQSGAGAARSSALVRLLLGEGPQEVAPLLGRGRWVVVHARPDAQVPDTVAASALGAALGSALVDLAGDVVRVLVPADREPDPQPGWTLGVSDAVAPGEWPSADAQAARALARARATRTTLVRHGTRAGLDELVPRAEAEAHARALLAPLAATPALAETLRTWLSLHGSWDRTAVALAVHRNTVRQRIGRCASLLGVDLDDPDVRMELWFALRHG
- a CDS encoding Uma2 family endonuclease: MDYAKMRAIAVELGAYAEQLEGAWSVEIGPSGPILAMMRPSKRHEGTVRRICKQLDEQLLNTHPGYICATGPEIEHPAVGRMRLPDAVVIPEEALDEEGVAVDAAQVLAVIEIVSPSNPNNDYIEKLADYPAMGIEHYLIVDPRTGVIEHHSDPCKGRYAHKDPYIFGDLVPFGPWMLETSDFRRYGKAGNDVG
- a CDS encoding sodium:solute symporter; the protein is MAVDYAVIVVYLAGMLAMGWWGMRRAKSKSEFLVAGRRLGPVMYSGTMAAIVLGGASTIGGVGLGYQYGLSGAWMVFTIGLGLLALSVFFSARIARLKVYTVSEMLDLRYGGRAGVISGVVMWAYTLMLAVTSTIAYATIFDVLFDMNRTVAIILGGSIVVAYSTLGGMWSITLTDMVQFVVKTIGVLLLLLPIAVVKAGGFSEMKAKLPTEYFDPLGIGGETIFTYVLIYTFGMLIGQDIWQRVFTARGDKTAKWGGTVAGTYCLAYAVAGSVIGTAAKVLYPKLSSPDDAFATIVKDELPIGVRGLVLAAALAAVMSTSSGALIACATVANNDIWSRLRGVAHRSEDAHDEVKGNRAFILIMGLAVIGTAIALNNVVEALTVAYNLLVGGLLVPILGGLLWKRGTVQGALASVIVGGLAVIGLMATYGILANEPVYYGLLSSLAAYVAVSLATKPTDAAVLSAWRERLAGRSTELASEPVPAHQ
- a CDS encoding acyl-CoA dehydrogenase family protein, giving the protein MRRTVFNEDHEAFRETLRAFIEAEVVPVYDEWFAAGQAPRDFYYKLAELGVFGIRVDEEYGGAGIDSYKFEAVMYEETSRAGVQFGGSGVHVLLGLPYIKMLATDEQKKRFLPKFVSGEEMWALAMTEPGTGSDLAGMKTTAKLSEDGTHYVLNGSKTFITGGVHADRVIVCARTAAPTAEDRRHGISLFAVDTRSEGYSIGRKLDKLGLKTSDTAELAFVDVKVPVEDLLGEENKGFSYLGHNLASERWGIAFGAYAQAAAAVRFAKEYVQERTVFGKPVASFQNTKFELAACQAEVDAAQAVADRALEALDAGELTPAEAASAKLFCTEVAHRVIDRCLQLHGGYGFMNEYPIARLYADNRVNRIYGGTSEIMKTIIAKDMGL
- a CDS encoding carboxyl transferase domain-containing protein, whose translation is MHEAPELHSAADPASEAWRANEQAHLALVGELRGKLAAAALGGGERARARHTARGKLLPRDRVDTLLDPGSPFLELAPLAADGMYDGQAPAAGVIAGIGRVSGRDCVIVANDATVKGGTYYPMTVKKHLRAQEVALENRLPCVYLVDSGGAFLPMQDEVFPDREHFGRIFYNQARMSGAEIPQIAAVLGSCTAGGAYVPAMSDEAVIVRDQGTIFLGGPPLVKAATGEVVTAEELGGGEVHSRVSGVTDHLAEDDAHALRIVRNIVATLPARRSLPWEVTPVVEPKVDPYGLYGAVPVDSRTPYDVREIIARVVDGSRFAEFKAEFGQTLVTGFARIHGHPVGIVANNGILFSESAQKGAHFIELCDQRGIPLVFLQNISGFMVGKDYEAGGIAKHGAKMVTAVACTRVPKLTVVVGGSYGAGNYSMCGRAYSPRFLWMWPNAKISVMGGEQAASVLATVKRDQMEARGEDWPAEAEESFKAPIRAQYEQQGSAYYATARLWDDGVIDPLQTRQVLGLALTTCANAPLGDPQFGVFRM
- a CDS encoding phosphatase — encoded protein: MPIPGTPSRAELVDHLVRTRIAGEVATPRENNLAHYRRLANGDRQFWFGLELGERWSDEQDVLAVMAERVGVSDDPGHRHGQDTIDPELTVDALERMARRLRKAADGQQRVLFATGHPGGLLDVHRATAAALRAAGCEIVVVPDGLQTQEGYVMQFADVAVLEHGATLWHTHSGEPMRAVLTGLERAGRPLPDLVVADHGWAGYAGQHGVDSVGYADSNDPALFLAESEGTVQVVVPLDDHVLSPRYYDPMTAFLLAEAGLA
- a CDS encoding acyl-CoA thioesterase II gives rise to the protein MSKALQSLLELLDLEQLEQDMFRGQSRSAVIPRVFGGQVAAQALVAAGRTVPADRLAHSLHAYFLRPGDPGAPIVYTVDRIRDGRSFTTRRVVAVQHGHPIFHLSASFQTYEEGLEHQAPMPAAPDPETLPTGAERLRGYDHLAPDVVEKFLEAREAVDLRYVDEPPYGQFGEPREPHSQVWFRANGKLDGAIDEPLLHVVLATYVSDMTLLDSILLAHGRGGWAVGDVVGASLDHAMWFHRPFRADEWLLYDQESPSASGGRGLGQARIYTRDGRLAVSVIQEGVVRVPR